GTAGGTCGTACTCCAGGTGTGGGCAGTGTGTTGTATGGGCAACATGTAACGCCATTATCATGGACAAGAGGGCTGTATGTACCTTACCGCCCTTATTTTCATACGGCTATTACAGTAAGGGTTTTTAAAGGGCCTCATTTTCAATTATTTACAGAAGAAAGTAGACAACAATTTTTAGCTAGCTCCTATCAATTTTCTGGCGGGAATCGTATGGGCTATTATTTAAAAGGGAACGCCCTCGATTTGAAAACGAGGAAAGATATACTTTCAGAAGCGACCCAATTTGGGACAATTCAAGTGCCACAAAGCGGTCAGCCTATTGTTTTAATGGCAGATGCCCAAACAGTCGGCGGTTATCCAATCATTGCTACCATCCATGAAGATGATTTACATAAAGTTGCCCAAATGCGTATGTTTAACACAATAAGATTTGTACTAACGGAGGAATCGTATGCCAATTGATATTAATTGTGATATGGGCGAAGGTATGGATGTTTTGACACTCGACAAAGATGAAGAAATTTTAGACTATGTAACGTCTATTAATATAGCCTGTGGGTATCATGCAGGGAATCATACAATCATGCATAGGACTGTACAAAATGCTATTCGTAAAAATATTCGTATTGGCGCGCATCCGGGCTATCCTGATCTTCAAGGATTTGGCCGTCGAAATATGGATGTTAGTGCGGAAGAAATTTATAATATGATGGTCTATCAAGTCGGTGCTTTGCAAGCATTTGTCTCGGTGGAAAAAGGCATTCTTCATCATGTGAAGCCACATGGCGCACTGTATAATCAAAGCGCCAATGATATAGAAAAAGCAACAGCCGTAGTCAATGCTGTATATGATTTAAACCCAGCGTATGTTTTATATTGTTTAGCTGGTAGCAAAATCGTGCACATTGCGAAGGAAAAGGGCTTACATGTCTATGAGGAAGTTTTTTCGGATCGTCATTACAATGACGATGGGACATTAGTTAGTAGAGAAGACCCGAATGCGTTAATCCAAACAGAAGAAGAAATGCTTGTACATGTCAAAGGTATTTTAACTGCCAATGAAGTGATGTCTGTCCAACAAAAGAAAATACAACTTTCTGCTCAAACATTATGTATACACGGAGATGGCCCACATGCATTGACTTTTGCAAAGAAGATTTTTGCGTTAAGAAAACAACTGGGATAACAAAATGTATGGATGCTCAACAAAGGAGCATCCATACAGCTAAAAAGCACATTTAATGACTCGATTTAATAGCAAAATACTTAATTCTGATGCTATTAAATAGTTGTCACTAATTCTACAGCTTCAATAATAATTGGAGTGCCTGCCGAGATAGTCGCTGTTACCGTGTTAAATGTTATTTCTGTTGCGGAAACTGTATAGGCATCACCTTCTTGAAGCACACCATTAATATATAAATTATAGTACCCATTAATTACGACTGGGAAAGCAGTTGCTGCAGTACCACTGTCAGTCAAAAACGTTGTTGCAGCAAGTGTTGTTCCATCTGTAATGGCAAGTGGTGTCGCTAAAATATTAAAAAATTTCGTGGATGTGCCAGAAACATTGACATTGATGTTAATAATGGAAAGTGCCACGTGCATTCACCTCCTTTCAATAGTGCTAGTGAGTTTCGTTAAAAAAGCCGAGAGATTCAATAATAATGGGTGTTCCTCTATAAATAGTTGCGTTATCAGCATTTAAGATGAGTGCATTTGGTGTTACGGAATAAATGCCACCTTCCTGCATAACGGCGTTAATATAGAGATTTACATAGCCATTTGGATAGGTAATTATAAATTCTTGTACATTGACGCCATTATCATCTGAAAATAGATTCGCTGCTAAAGTGGCCCCATTTGTCAATTGAATATCTGATGTTACTATATAGAAATATCTATTTACTTTAGGAATAACCCTCCCATCAGGAACAATAATGGAAGGGGGTTGGGGAATAGGGACATCACGAGCTATAATACGAGGCCATCTAAATTGATTTTCACAATCGCATAACGGTGTAATCTGAAAACAATGTTTTTGCTTTACCATCTATATAATCACTCCTTTTATTTTGATTTTTATGCCCCTATAGTTGTATCAAATTTCTTTAGTACTGAACCTCAAATCGTTATTTTGTCATCGCTTTTTAACCTTCACTCTTATTTAAAATATGAAAAAAAAGAAGAATTGCTTAGTTAAGTATCCATTCAGCAGATAAAAATAGTAGATTTTCTAGAAGGAACATGCTATTTCATTTTGGATAAACATGACTATGTTGACGAATATTACGTCTGAAACCTTGATATATATGCTTTTTAAAGTAAATTAGTGTTATACTTTGCATATCTAATAAGGTAGAATACTAATTGTGAGTAATTAAAAGGATAAAGGGGTTACAGTTTTATGAAAGAATTTGATCAACAACTAGAGGGGCTTTTAAAGCAAGCTTCATTACAATACATAATCTATCAGCATAACGGTGATACAGAGCGTATGGATAAAACCTCGCTATTTGCACGTAAATTACAACAGAAAGAGTATGTCATCGGTTTTGCCGGCCATTTCTCTGCTGGTAAATCAAGTATGATTAATGCCTTATCTGGTGAGAATTTACTGGCGTCAAGCCCGATACCAACGAGTGCAAATATCGTGAAGGTGCATAAGTCAGAAGAAGATTTCGCCATTGTGTATATGCATAATGAAAAACCTGTTAAGTTTGAAGCGGGATATGATTTTAAAACCGTTAAAGAACTTAGTAAAAATGGGGATCTTGTATCACAAATTGAAATTGGTCATAGCGCCTCTACATTACCTCTTGGCGTAACAGTGATGGATACACCTGGTGTTGACTCGACAGATGACGCACACCGTATGTCTACAGAATCAGCGCTTCATATTGCAGATATTGTATTCTATACAATGGACTATAATCATGTTCAATCGGAGTTGAACTTTCAATTTACAAAACAATTAATGAAATACAATCCGAATGTTTATTTAATTGTTAATATGATTGATAAGCATAAGGAAAACGAATTAAGCTTTGAAGACTTTAAGGCGACTGTCCACAATTCATTTTCAGCATGGGGCGTTGTGCCAAAGGGTGTATTTTTCACATCTTTACGAGAGCCAGAACATCCAAATAATGACTTTGAAACAGTGAAAAAAATTGTGATGGATAGCATGAACGATTGGCAAGATCAGCTTGTACAGACAGCAACCAATACGCTCCGTTTATTGCAAAGTGAGCATGATAACTACTTAATGGAAGAAAAGCAAGATCGTTTAGATATTGATGAAGATATTTTAAGTGCGGATGATTGGGCACATCATCAGGATATTTTAGAGCAGTATAATAAGTTAAATCGTCAAGTAGAATTATTCTCGGTGGAAGCTTGGAATGAAACATTCGAAGAAGAACGTAAAGAGTTACTTGCCAATGCAGTAATTATGCCAGCCGATGTGCGAGATAAA
This DNA window, taken from Lysinibacillus sp. FSL M8-0337, encodes the following:
- a CDS encoding DUF4183 domain-containing protein: MALSIININVNVSGTSTKFFNILATPLAITDGTTLAATTFLTDSGTAATAFPVVINGYYNLYINGVLQEGDAYTVSATEITFNTVTATISAGTPIIIEAVELVTTI
- a CDS encoding biotin-dependent carboxyltransferase family protein, with amino-acid sequence MKPLLIVKKQGVYGSIQDQGREGYRAFGVPRSGPMDKVSFQVAHTIVDNATVDQTSFEMFIGGFEFQALNDGTYVLTGATCLCLLNGRPIEMWKTFQLFKGDILSIKSVNNGSIVYLTPKGGFQTDLILGSKASLPMVGRTPGVGSVLYGQHVTPLSWTRGLYVPYRPYFHTAITVRVFKGPHFQLFTEESRQQFLASSYQFSGGNRMGYYLKGNALDLKTRKDILSEATQFGTIQVPQSGQPIVLMADAQTVGGYPIIATIHEDDLHKVAQMRMFNTIRFVLTEESYAN
- a CDS encoding DUF4183 domain-containing protein; its protein translation is MVKQKHCFQITPLCDCENQFRWPRIIARDVPIPQPPSIIVPDGRVIPKVNRYFYIVTSDIQLTNGATLAANLFSDDNGVNVQEFIITYPNGYVNLYINAVMQEGGIYSVTPNALILNADNATIYRGTPIIIESLGFFNETH
- a CDS encoding 5-oxoprolinase subunit PxpA translates to MPIDINCDMGEGMDVLTLDKDEEILDYVTSINIACGYHAGNHTIMHRTVQNAIRKNIRIGAHPGYPDLQGFGRRNMDVSAEEIYNMMVYQVGALQAFVSVEKGILHHVKPHGALYNQSANDIEKATAVVNAVYDLNPAYVLYCLAGSKIVHIAKEKGLHVYEEVFSDRHYNDDGTLVSREDPNALIQTEEEMLVHVKGILTANEVMSVQQKKIQLSAQTLCIHGDGPHALTFAKKIFALRKQLG